GATCACCGCCGCACCGAACTTCGCCTACGACCGGTGCGTGGAGACCAGCACTGCCGAAGAGCGTGCCGCACTGGATCTTTCCTGTATGACCGTAGCGATGAACGGCGCCGAGTCGGTGCGCGCCACATCGCTGGCGGCGTTCGCCGACGCCTTCGCACCGGCGGGTTTCCAGCTCTCGTCGTGCTATCCGGTGTACGGGTTGGCCGAGGCCACCCTGTGTGTGGCGTCCGGATCGCCTGCCGGAGTGCCCGGGGTGCGCTACCTCGACCGGGTCGCGCTGGAGCAGGACCGCATCGTCGACGTGGCACCGGATGACCCCGCCGCCGCGACGTTCGTGGGCTGCGGTCAGCCGCGACAAGCCGACATCGCGATCGTCGACCCGGTGACCCGCCAGCCCTGCGGGCCCAACGAGGTCGGCGAGATCTGGGTTGCCGGACCCAATGTCGCGCTGGGCTATTGGAACAGGCCGGAGGAGACGGCGGCGACGTTCGGGGCGGTGCTGGCCGAGCCGGGCGATGAGACCCGCGGCCCGTTCCTGCGCACTGGAGACCTCGGTTTCCTATGTGCGGGTGAGATTTTCACCACCGGGCGATGCAAGGACCTGATCACCATCGATGGTCACAACTACTATCCCAACGACATTGAGTTCACCGTGCAGCAATGCGACTCGGTACTGGTTTCGGGCCGCGGGGCGGTCTTCGCCACCGACGCGCCGCCCGGTGGCCTCGAACAGCTTGTCGTCGTCCACGAAGTGGACAGTGCGCGGGCCGCTGAGACCGACCTCGACGCCGTCATCGAGGCGATTCGGCTGGCGGTCGCCACCCATCACGGGATCGCGGCCGACGCGGTAGTGCTGGTGCATCACGTGTCACTGCCGACCACCTCCAGCGGCAAGGTCCAGCGCGGCCAGTCCAAGCAGGACTTCGTCGAGGGCAAACTGGCGACCCTCGCCGAGTGGCGTACACCCACCCGGGAACTGTCGCTGGAAGAGCTGGAGGCGGCCGCCAAGATCGTCTCGACACTGCAGTCGTGGGGAGTCCGCCCGAGCTGAACGACGCGCCGGGCACCTAGCCGCCACGACGACGTCACTCCCCCACCTGCGGCAATTCCTCGGCCGCGGTCTCGCACGGAGTCTTCGGCGGGTTGACGTCGGTCTGCTCGACGGCCTCGGTGTTATCGCTGTCGGCGATAGGTTCAGAATCCGCGGCTACCGGTGGCAACTCCGGTGCGGCGTCGCTGATCGCCGCGTCCCCCGCCGGCTCCTCGGCGTCAGACTCCTCGGCGACCTCCCCCGCCGGTTCGGTCTCCGGCTCGGACTCCGGCTCGGACTCCGGCTCGGGATCGTCGGCGTCTGTGGGGTCGGCGTCGGCCCGGGTGTGATCGTCGAACGGCTCGTCGAGCGCCTGGCCGGCGCCGGGGTCGCCGAGCGCTTCGATAAGCCGCGGGAGCAGCCCGCCTAGGCCTGCGAGGCCGCCGAGCCCACCGCCCGCGCCACCCGGTAATCCCGCCGACGGCAAG
The window above is part of the Mycolicibacter sp. MU0102 genome. Proteins encoded here:
- a CDS encoding fatty acyl-AMP ligase, whose protein sequence is MEFTPTVTTPIAETLVELLRRQAERFGDKVAFSFSYNGDDEGRSELTFKELDRRARAIAANLQRYDVTGERVLVLVRPGLDFIAGFFGCLYAGAVAVPVHQKLAPRLQVVVPDAQARFALTATEKSQDTRAAVAGIPGEPEQWFFTDAGADPDTWVAPDIDINSPAAIQYTSGSTRSPKGVLLSHGNILHNCDAIRQSWNGDENAKGVFWLPPHHDLGLIGGILSMIYIGASTALMSPTAFIKRPMRWLELVSAHRGVITAAPNFAYDRCVETSTAEERAALDLSCMTVAMNGAESVRATSLAAFADAFAPAGFQLSSCYPVYGLAEATLCVASGSPAGVPGVRYLDRVALEQDRIVDVAPDDPAAATFVGCGQPRQADIAIVDPVTRQPCGPNEVGEIWVAGPNVALGYWNRPEETAATFGAVLAEPGDETRGPFLRTGDLGFLCAGEIFTTGRCKDLITIDGHNYYPNDIEFTVQQCDSVLVSGRGAVFATDAPPGGLEQLVVVHEVDSARAAETDLDAVIEAIRLAVATHHGIAADAVVLVHHVSLPTTSSGKVQRGQSKQDFVEGKLATLAEWRTPTRELSLEELEAAAKIVSTLQSWGVRPS